The DNA segment GTACCATAAGAATCATGAGTCCGACGGTTTTTAAAAGGACGGTCTTGCCGCCGGTATTGGGGCCGGTGACGATAATAGCGAGGCGGCAGTCGCCCAGGGCGATGTCATTGGGAACGACCGTAGTTTTGTCCTTGGTATAGTACATCAGCAACGGATGGCGGGCGTGGCGGATATTGAAGGAGGCGTCGGAATTGACACGGGGTTTTTTACTGTCGGTCTTGATTGCCAAATTGGAGGCGGCATGGATGGCATCGAGAATACCGATGGTCTCGCAATTAATATTCAATTGATCCGTCACGGCCCCTATTTTGGCGGTGATTTCCCGCAGGATACGGTCAATCTCAAGCCGTTCATCCTGAAGATTAAGGCCCAGTTTGTTGTTCAGTTCCACCGTTTCGGAAGGTTCAACAAAAAGAGTGGCGCCTGATTGGGAACGGTCATGAATAATGCCCGAATCGGCGCGGAACTGACCGGCGACGATCGGAATGACGTAGCGGCCATCGCGCTGCGTTACGGTATCATCCTGCCAACCGGGAGATTTGTGCCGATCGGCCATAATCTGCTCGAGACGATGAATAATCTTTCGCTTGGTCTCGAATATTTCCATCCGAATCTGTTTCAGTCGGGGAGAAGCATCGTCGAATATGGTTCCATCGCGATCCACCGTTTTGGATATATGCTTGACTATTTCCGGGAATGGCTTTATTCGGTTGAGATATTCGGCGATGAGAGGAAAATTGGCCCGGTCATCCTGGCCGTATCGGGACAGGTCGGCAGAGATCTCAAGGAAATTTTTTATATTCAGAAGTTCGAAGGGGTCGAGAAAGATTCCCGATGTTTTCGATTTGGCGATAGAAGGAGAGATGTCATCCATCTGGGAGAGGGGAAAAGCCTCGCCAAAGCGGACAATGTCCTGCATCTGGGCGGTTTCCTCCAATTTCCGCCGGATGATTTCGATATCTTCAAGAGGGGCGATGTCATCGATTCGGCTCTGCCCATACGGTGTCAGGCAAAGTCCCCGCAGGATGGATTTTATTTTGGGGTATTCCAGAACTTCCTGAGTATGTGTATCAAAACCTGACATAATAATTAAAAAATAAATAAGGCCGGTTCGAACCGGCCTGAATATACGAACTTATATGGTAAACGGCAATAATAGGCGGTCAGATTCTCCTCTGGGGTTGGTCGCCGGTGCCGAAGAAACGATCGATTTGATAGATGACCCGATAGACCTGTTCGCGGGTCTGCCCGATATCGCTTCGCCCGACCCGGGAATTTCGGGGTGGGGCCTGCTGAATGAGAGTATTTTCCACTTTCTGCATGAAGTTGGTACTCTTAGGGTGCAGGCCGGTGGAACTCTCATAAATGGCCGGGACGGTTTTGGCGAAGGCGACGCCGAGGAAAGAATTATCGAAATCGACATAGAACTTTTCCGGCATCGGTATCAGAAAAACGAGGAATATCATGAAAGAAATTACGATCCAGCCGCGAATAGCACCCACGATGGCGCCGCCGACCTGATCTTTTTTCCCCAGTTTCTGGAGATTGGCGATGCGATAAAACAAGAGGCCAAGCAGTTTGAAAATAGCATAGATAAAAGCCAGGAGGACAATGAATGAAAGGATGGCGACCACAAGCGGAGAGCCGCCTACTTTGGCATAGATTTTGGTGGCGATGATATCGATATAGTTTACGGAGACGATAACGGTTGCGGTCAGAACTGCGAGGGCCATCAGTTCCCGCACCAATCCTTTCTTGGAGCCAATAATAACCGCGGCCACCAACAAAACGAGGAGAACGATATCGACCCAGTTCATCGGCTTACTCCCTTTCCGGCGCGCTCCATGCGCGCCACATCCCTGTTATTTTTTTTCGCCGGTAAGCATTTCGCCTACCAGCCGGCTGACCAGCTTGCCATCGGCCCGTCCCTTAACTTTGGGCATCAGATCCTTCATTACCAGTCCGGTTTTGGCCGGGGAATCGGCGCCGGTGGCGGCGATAGATTCCGCAATCAGGGCGCGAAGTTGATTCTCGGGCAGTTGCTCGGGCAGATAGGCAATAATCATGGCTAATTCGGCTGATTCTTTTTCGACCAGATCGGGGCGGTTGCCCGCTCCGAAATGTTCGATGGAGTCGCGACGCCGCTTGCAGGCGGTATTCAAAACCGCAACAATTTCGTCGTCGCTCAAAGCGGCCCCCTTGTCGATTTGTTTGTATTTGATATCAGATTTAAGGCCCCGAAGGACAGTGGCTTTAAGCATGTCATGCGCCTTCAGGGCCGTTTTTAAATCTTCGTCAATCCGTTCCAGGAGAGACATATAGTCTAACTTTCCTGATTGAATTTGCGATTTTTGCGACGGGCTGCGTTCAGTTTCCGTTTCCGCCGTTCAGAAGGTTTCTCGAAATGCTGATGTTTCTTAATATCCGAAAGAATACCAGTCTTCTCGCAAAACTTATTGAAACGGCGCAGGGCTTTTTCGAACGATTCATCGTCCCGGACCCTAACACCGGTCATTCAGATCACCCCTTTCAAATCGATTTTTTATATATTTTTCCACGAATTTCATAATAGCATTTTGAAAGCAATTGTCAACTAATTTATTTGGAACCGTGTCATAGACTTATCGTTCATTTTATCGCCTTGAACTGCTTTCGAGATGAGGAGCATTGGACATGAAATGAAAATGGAGATGCTCCACTATCTGGCCCGATTTCGCCCCATTATTCAAAACCAACCTAAAATTATCCTCTATCCCCAGTTCCCGCGCAATGGTCCGGGCCCGATCGAGGATAGCGAGGAGAATTTCATCAGGGGTATCCAGAAGGGTCAAAAAGTGGCTTTTGGGGCAAATGAGAAGATGAAGAGCGGCTCGCGGCAGAATATCGGCAAACACAATCAGAGTGTCATCCTCAAAATGGATTTTTGCCGGTTTTTCCCGTTTTATGATGCCGCAAAATATACAACTCATGAGGGGGGAATTTATGAATGGCGGCCCGTTTAGCAAGGAAATTCGTCAGACGGGGCGATTTTTGAAAGATTTATGCAGAATTTGCCGAATTTGCCGATATCTCCAAGAGGAGGCAAAATAAAAGGGATGTAACTCTATATGATATCGGTAATTGGCATATTTGTAGTCGCGCTGGCGGTGGTCGGGGGATACCTGATGGAAAAGGGTCAAATCATGGTCCTTTTTCAGCCGGCCGAATTTCTGATAATCGGGGGAGCGGCCCTGGGGACGCTTTTGATAAGTGTTCCTATGAAGGTCCTGAAAACTCTTCTGGGTCAGATGGGGAAAATTATGGGCTCCGGCCCGACCAAGGAGAAATACACCAACCTGCTGGTCATGATGTATGAACTTTTTAATGTGGCCCGCAAAGACGGCCTGGTGGGGCTGGAATCGCATATCGAAGGCCCGGACAAAAGTTCGGTTTTAACCAAGTACCCGGAAATGCTGAAAAACCATCATGCCCTCAATTTCCTGGTCGATACCATGAGACTTATTATCATGGGCGGCGTGCCGGAAAATGATCTGGAGGCGATGATGGATCTTGATCTGGAGACGCAGAAGGAAGAGAAATTGCATCCGTCAAGCGCCCTGGCCAGGGTTGCGGACTCTCTACCGGGTCTCGGTATTGTGGCGGCGGTCCTCGGAGTGGTTATCACGATGGGTTCTATCGGGGGACCTCCGGAAATGATTGGTGAGAAAGTCGGAGCGGCGCTGGTCGGGACCTTTCTTGGCGTATTACTTTCCTATGGTTTTGTCGGTCCGCTCGGAGCCAATATTCAATCGCAGATTGAGACTGAGGAAAAATATTCGCTCTGCTTAAAACAAGGTCTTCTGGCCTTTCATAAAGGATTTGCGGCCTCAATCGCCGTGGAATTTGCCCGCCGCACCATTCCCACCGACGTTCGTCCGTCATTTTCCGAAGTCGAGGAGGCCTGTCGGGCGGCCAAATCATCGGGCAAAATAGCCGCGGCGACGGCGACTGTGAACGCTTAGGGTATCATGTCCGACGACGATAAACAGCGACCGATAATAGTCGTAAAGAAAAAGGGAAAGCACGGCGGTCATCACGGCGGCGCCTGGAAAGTGGCGTATGCCGATTTTGTGACGGCCATGATGGCTTTCTTTCTGGTGATGTGGCTGGTGAGCCAGTCCGACGCCGT comes from the Candidatus Zixiibacteriota bacterium genome and includes:
- a CDS encoding conserved hypothetical protein (Evidence 4 : Unknown function but conserved in other organisms); this encodes MSCIFCGIIKREKPAKIHFEDDTLIVFADILPRAALHLLICPKSHFLTLLDTPDEILLAILDRARTIARELGIEDNFRLVLNNGAKSGQIVEHLHFHFMSNAPHLESSSRR
- a CDS encoding conserved hypothetical protein (Evidence 4 : Unknown function but conserved in other organisms), whose product is MSLLERIDEDLKTALKAHDMLKATVLRGLKSDIKYKQIDKGAALSDDEIVAVLNTACKRRRDSIEHFGAGNRPDLVEKESAELAMIIAYLPEQLPENQLRALIAESIAATGADSPAKTGLVMKDLMPKVKGRADGKLVSRLVGEMLTGEKK
- the motA gene encoding proton conductor component of flagella motor (Evidence 2a : Function from experimental evidences in other organisms; PubMedId : 14705928, 3007435, 6090403, 7643400; Product type cp : cell process), which gives rise to MISVIGIFVVALAVVGGYLMEKGQIMVLFQPAEFLIIGGAALGTLLISVPMKVLKTLLGQMGKIMGSGPTKEKYTNLLVMMYELFNVARKDGLVGLESHIEGPDKSSVLTKYPEMLKNHHALNFLVDTMRLIIMGGVPENDLEAMMDLDLETQKEEKLHPSSALARVADSLPGLGIVAAVLGVVITMGSIGGPPEMIGEKVGAALVGTFLGVLLSYGFVGPLGANIQSQIETEEKYSLCLKQGLLAFHKGFAASIAVEFARRTIPTDVRPSFSEVEEACRAAKSSGKIAAATATVNA
- a CDS encoding conserved membrane hypothetical protein (Evidence 4 : Unknown function but conserved in other organisms), with protein sequence MNWVDIVLLVLLVAAVIIGSKKGLVRELMALAVLTATVIVSVNYIDIIATKIYAKVGGSPLVVAILSFIVLLAFIYAIFKLLGLLFYRIANLQKLGKKDQVGGAIVGAIRGWIVISFMIFLVFLIPMPEKFYVDFDNSFLGVAFAKTVPAIYESSTGLHPKSTNFMQKVENTLIQQAPPRNSRVGRSDIGQTREQVYRVIYQIDRFFGTGDQPQRRI
- a CDS encoding hypothetical protein (Evidence 5 : Unknown function) → MLMFLNIRKNTSLLAKLIETAQGFFERFIVPDPNTGHSDHPFQIDFLYIFPRIS